gaatctttgggtcacattcaaggtgccgatctcctgcgctccctcgagtttgcagaggaccaaccccatcttcaactgaatgccatgacatcacctgttcccaaaccttcgggtccagacagtttccacccttctattgctgccgatctaccgtcaacagaacgcagcgaactcctggcccttcttcgagacttccggtcctccttcgattgcgcccaaccatctttaggtcgtacaacaagcgtcacacaccacattgacaccggttcccatgcgcccttacgccaacgaccataccgagtttcagcggcagaacggcgtattatcaatgaacaagtggatgatatgcttacgcgtggtgtcattcagccatcccagagcccctggtcctctcctgttgtacttgtgcgcaaaaaggatggctctatcagattctgtgttgactaccgccgcctcaataagataactcggaaggatgtatacccgttgccccgcatcgatgatgctctcgattgtttgcaaggggcagaatatttctcgtcactggatttgcgctcgggttactggcaagttccaatggccgaccctgaccgacctaagacggcttttgtcactactgacggactgtatgagtttaacgtgatgccgttcggattgtgcaacgccccagctactttcgaacggatgatggataacatccttcgtggctacaagtggaatacctgcctctgctaccttgacgacatcgtcgttttttctcgcgattttccaactcaccttgttcgtcttcgtgcgattctcacgtgcctcacctctgctggccttcaacttaacataaagaagtgccactttgctgcacgccagttgacgatactaggccacgtcgtctgcaaggagggagttcttccggaccccgcgaagctccgtgccgtagccgaatatcccaagcccaattccttgaaaacacttagaagtttcattgggctgtgctcgtattttcgtcgatttgtgcgcgacattgctaccatcatcgcgcctcttaccaaccttctgaccgcctctaacggcctgtctgcttggtcaacagaatgcgacgaatcttttcgaacgctacggcgcttactaacgtcaccaccaatactccgtcactttgaccctaatgcgcctacggagatccatactgacgccagtggtgttggccttggtgcggtattggctcaaaaaacaccaggataccaagaatacgtcgttgcctacgcgagtcgaacgctcaagaaagccgagtgtaactattctgtcaccgagaaagagtgcctcgctataatttgggctttagctaagtttcgtccgtacctttatggccgccctttcgacgtcgtcacggaccatcatgctctatgctggctctcgtcgctgaaagatccctcgggacgcctcggtcgttgggcgcttcgcctgcaagattacgacatccgtgttgtgtaccgatccggccgcaaacactcggacgctgatgcattgtcccgctcgccgctagcgtctgacatggcttctccgtcagcctcttcggctcccttgtcgcctattgacttcgcagacatgtcgtcggagcaacgcaaggatgcgtggatttgtcaactccttgactttctcactgacccatccacttatcccgcctcaagaactctgcgtcgccaagccgcccatttcactattcgcgacgatctcctttatcgccggaattacgcgtctgatggccggaggtggcttctagtggtacctcgccacatgcgcacagacatatgcgctgctttccacactgacccacaaagcgctcacgccggcgttctcaagacctacaatcgcctgcggcagcgattctactggcgcggaatgtatgcatttgtgtgcaagtacatacgtgcttgcactgcctgtcagcggcgcaagactccacctcaacgcccggccggtacacttcagcctctcccttgccctgcccgtccattcgaccgcgtcggtatcgacttatacggcccgcttccctcgaccacctctgggaataggtggataattgtcggcgtggaccacctcacgcgttacgccgagactgcagctttgcctacagccacagcaagagacgttgcgtttttcatcttacgcaacttcgtactgcgccacggtgctccccgtgagcttttaagcgacaggggacgtgttttcctgtctgatgctattgaagccttgctcgctcagtgtaacatcgttcatcgcatgacaagtgcatatcatccgcaaactaatggcctcactgagcgatttaatcgcactctgggggatatgctgacgatgtacacggcatcagaccagacaaattgggacaccgtccttccattcatcacatatgcgtacaacactgctacgcacgcgactacaggattctcgccgttcttcctcttgtacggacgtgagccatcatgcacgctggacactatgcttccctacacacctgactcatctgagtacactgcaatttctgatgtcgccaagtacgccgaagattgtcgacaattggcccgttcCTTGACAACCGaagaccaaggtcaccagaagctcaggcacgacaccgaccgatctctcactactttcgcgaccggtgccctagtttggctttggattcctccgagtacgcctggcctttcgtctaaattattggcccgatatcatgggccctaccgcatcctcgctcggacatctccagtcaattatgacgttgagcctttgacaccgtctccAGACTTACGTCGTcatggtcgagaaatcgttcacgtgagtcgcctcaagccctattatgacccctctatactgtcaacgccttaggtcgccaggatggctacgctacttcccgggggccaatgtaatgaagaagacagacaagacgacgacgaagcagtcagcaagcaagccacagtgttagtgctaaccacgcgccccgagcttgcgcttgcccggattttgactgctggtcgcctcgccgcttcttgacgttcgcctgacgtttctcgaaTTCAtcgacgtttacacgtgaataaatcacgttgcaatatatatatatatatatatatatacagggtgtttcggcgaagactttcaaaattcatctcaggttgcctgtggcagatagcccaattctagttaatgtgtgggtctactagaagaggcggacattacttgcacaaacacttgacatgcataatcgaagaattcacaaaaattcacaaattaagtttttaactgataACCTGACGACCcatattgcactttacaaattgtagccgtggggtTTGCAAGGTGGacccacttggaattaattctcagggtgacaccagtttcgagataatagttcccgaacattgcggagaaatgcattgacgttcgagttaactttgtgcttcaatgcataaagcgacgttttgtgaCGAAACGAATTGgaatgccaatgtatttctccgcaaagttcggggattaattcctcgaaactggtgtcatccggagaattcattccaagtggatccgccttgcgaactcctcggctacaatttgtaaattgcaatatgagccatcaggtaattagtttaaaactaaATTAGTGATTGTTAATTATTCGGatacgcatttcaatttcttgtgcaagtaatgtccgcctctgcgagtacaccagctcatgaaccagaattgtgctatctgccacaggcaacctttaagaatttcaAAACTTTCAAAGTTTGAAAGTTTCAAAAAACTTTCAAAgttttttactaattacctgatgaccctattgcaatttacaaattgtagctgtgaagttcgcaaggtggatccacttggaacgaattctcgggatgacaccagtttcgagatattaattcccgaactttgccgggaaatgcattggcgttccagttagtttaacaaaacgtcactttatgcattgaagcccaaaattaactagaacgccaatgcatttcttggcaatgttcgggaattattatctcgaaactggtgtcatcctgagaaatatttccaagtggatccgtcctgcgaactccatggctgcaatttgtaaatcgcaatatgggccatcaggcaaaaagttaacttaattagtgaatttttgttgattagtcgattatgcacttcaatttcttgtgcaagtaatgtccgcctcttcgagtagaacagctcacgaactagaattgtgctatctgccgcaggcaacattaaataaattttgaaagtgttcgctgaaacaccctgtatatatatgcgaTATAACTATATGTGTATATACATAGCTAGATATGCAGTTTGCCATCAATTGTTAATTGGCGTTaggtgtttacgccacgaaattttccgaccaacgagaggtgtacagcttcgctgcaaaaaatgAAAATCCCACTGCAATGCCCAACAACATTGCGGCACCGCAATTAGCAACTTGTATGCCCCATTTCGCATTTATGTATAATGTCATTTCATGAATTATTGAACAAAAATAAAGACGTTTTGATAAGTGCACACATTGGTCTGCTTTCGCATGAATCCATCTTGAAACCGTTggtgccccccctccctcttacACTACAGCAAATTACTACTAAAGTAAGCCGCACTATCTCGTAACTGAGTGTGGTTACTATCGCTGGTTGCCCAAGCTGCCGCAGGtgattgcatatatatatatatatatatatatatatatatatatatatatatatatatatagtcgtcAGAACTGGTGCGGTATGCTGTGGGACGAAGACAAGCGCAGCGAACCATCCGACATGCTTCTCTTGCTCCTGGTGGTCGACTTGGAAACCATCGAGCTGTACTTCTCTAGGGGGCACTGTTCCAGCGTCTTCTTCATGTGGTCTATGGAGACCTTGCTTGAGATCGAGGGCTGCCGCCTCGTCGCGGCATCGGTGACCTTGCACTCGACAGCAGAGGAAGCGGGCAGGTCGGATATCACAAACAGCGACACCAAGAGCAAGAGCGCCGCCATGGCAAACGCTACGTCCTCACGGCCGAGCTGCTGTAACACCAGCGTTGAACTGGCGCAGAGGGCGCCGATGCTGCCACTAGCGAGGGCCCAGCACAGGGCCACACCGCGCACGGCCGTAGGGACTGTCTCCATGATGTACGCGACGCTGACGACGATGGCTACGACAAGGATTCCACGCGAGAGCGCCAGTAGAACGGTGGCCGCCGGATGGAAGCTTACGACGAAAGTGAGCAGACAGTGGGTGCAGCCGGCCACCAAGGAAGCCACGCTGAACACCTTCACCAGAGCAAAGCGGGTGACCGCAGTGTGCATGGCTGCGTAGCTGAGCAGGCTGCCAACGAACGCGGCACCCATGAACCAACCACTGCTGCCCTCGCTGTCGTCGCTTCGCGCCACCATTGATATGACGTCTGTGAAGACGGCGAACATCAGCGAGAACTGGACGGCGAACATAATCAACGCTCGCCGCCGAACCGAGGCGGCGTCGAGCAACGGGCCTTGTTTGACGGTGGAGTAGGCGGCACAGTTCCGGTACTTCCAGCGATCCCTCTTCAGCATCAGTTTGTCGAGAAGGCAGGCTGTGCCGGCGAAGGAAAAGCGGTTCATCTCGGCCGCGATCAGCATCGTGGCCTTGGCCTCTTTCAGATTGCCCTTGGCGATGAGCCAGCGCGGCGATTCTTGCGCGGCTCCGAACGTTGCGAGTAGAAGCAGTGTCGGCGAGAGAAACACGGCTTGTTTCAAGGCCCAGCTTATCTGCAGGCTCGTAATGATCACAAACCATAGGTCGCCCAGCACGAAGCTCGCTGTCGCAGCGAAGATGAGGTACAACGGCCTGTGTTCGTGGACGGTAACCTCGAAGCAGACGAGCACGGTCATGGCGGAGCTCGCAGCCACACAGCCGGATACGAAAAACTGCGCCAAGGTGTAAAGCGCGTAGTTGGGGGCCAGGCATCCAGCTACTGTCGACGCAATCGTAGCCGTCGCGACCACGAGCTGAACAGGCATCCTGCCGAATAGGTCGGCCGCGGCACCCGACAGCAGCAGGAACACGCCGGAACCCGCGTGCTGCGCAGCCATTGCGGCGGCGAGCAAGGCGCGCCTGTGGCAAACCATGTTCCAGACGCTTATGACTGAGGTCGAGGCTTGTGCTTGGTCGTAGTCCCACTCGTAGCACTCGACCACATTGCTAGTGTCGTTCGGCGAGTCACCGGGGTTCTCGAATACGTGGCAACGACTGTGGCGTCCGTCGGCGCCCACCGGTATGGCATCGTTCTTCCAGGCGTCCACCGAGACGTTGTATGCGGCCGGTCTCTTGCACCAATGGTCCACGTCGTGCGAGATTAGGGGTAGCAGTACGGCGTTACCGTTCAGCAGGAAGATGGTGACGGCGGTGAGGATCAGCAGCCGCCTCTGGAAAACTCCGTCGCCGAAACCTTCCTGGCAGTCGAAGCATTCACTCGTCAGGAGGTCGGCGGCTGCGAGTCGCCGCGGGAGAAAAAGGTCCATGCCCCTTCTTTAACACGAAGGTCTTGGTCCACAGCTATATTACTTCGGTGCTTCTACTGCTGCTGAAAACGAGGCTCCGCGGCACATCGAGATAACTCCTTCTTCGTCTTCGCACGTAGTGGCGCAAGCCACGCGGAAGAATTAAGAAGAATGACGTTAAACATGGTACCATGTTTACAAGGAAATACTGAAATCACTGCTTGTATCAGAGCGTTATTGGGCAGCTACTTAAAACGGAAAAAGATAATGAGAACGGAGAAGTACATAATGGAAAAGATTATGCATATATGAATATTTTTAAAAGAAGACGTGTGCCGTCGTCGCCACGCCATGGTCGTCATACACACTCCGTGTACAATGTTCGTCACGCTATTATCATCCAGCGCTGGTCATCGTACGATTGTCCTCgcaccgttgtcatgccatcttCGCCAACGTATCGTTGTCAAACAGTTGTCATGCATTCATTGCGATGCCGTTGTTGTAACGCCTTCGCAGTCATTGCATCGTCATCATTCTAACTTCATCTGATtttcatcatgccgtcgtcatacCGCCATGTTGTCGCCATTGTCGCCATACTGTCATTGTCATCATACAGCGTTCGAAGTTGCGTTGACGTCATTTCTTcttcattctatcgtaatcacgTTGTCGTTATTCAATCGTCATTATGCTgtcgttgtcatgtcatcgtctAAAATGCGCcgtcgtcagacagtcgctatcatgcatccgttgtcgtaccatcgtggtcgttcaatcgtcGTCGCTTCAGCTTCCTGATCAGTTTATGGTCATGTAATCGGCATCATACCGccttcgtcatacactcgtcttCATCTCATTGTCCCCATGTCGTAATCCTACTGTCGTCGTGAAATCATCGTCAGCAATTAAGAATCAGCATCTCATTTTCGTCATGCCGCTGTTACTCGGACATacctatactctgtttcagtagttccgtgcagcactgtggaagctaccggcttcttggccaatcagGGGGCCGAAAACATCCTAAAGTTGCCCTTCCGCGCCCTAGCCTCTGCTATTGGCGAGCGCTGCAGCGCAGGCGGCCGTAGGATCTACTAAGACTGCAAAATGCGCAGCGAGATCAGCTGTAGTAATAGCAGCGGTAGAAAATTCGTTCCATGTTCGCCCTGGCACACAAAACGGCGTGTGTTTTCAACATATTTCGGGATACAGAGGAGAAGGAGGTTGCCGAGGCAGCGAAAGCGAAGGGTTCAGAAGCAGCCATAGAGTTAACATAACCAACTCTACAGGAAAAGGACCCCATAGCATCCATGCATTGAAATCGGCAACCGCAAGGGCGAAGCCATCAGCCGTGTTGCTACCCAGTGGACACGCGCAgtcgcagacgacgagatgcgatccAACCGAGACGAGCAATCAACGCGATCAcgagcctccgccggtatggtggcgccatctagttcaggcgcctgcaaacgcagatTTTCAGGCAGCGTAAATTTTATATCCAAATTTTATAAATACCCATGTGATCTTTCTGACAAATACTTGGAATAAACTGTAAACGTTCTCCGTGTGTACGTGCTCCGTgtaaatgcttgttttttttctaatattttcAACATTCTTAGCGCTACAAAtatgagtcgtagcaacatggcggcgccttcgTGGTTGCCGCTTTTTTCACCCAGCCATTCCTCtctagtcgggtacaactttagaaggaaGCAGCCCTATAGAGTTtatcactatattacctagagggaaatccggcgctgctgcgctgtggtatgcgtGGGAAttccggtatattgtgacttcggattggcattgTTCTCGCAGAGCCAGAAGACGCGCCCGGCTAGCACCATTCCGTCTGTAACAATAattcatttcctgctgaaacacCACGTAAATAGCtattttagctttattattagaCAAAAGCATGTTTTGTTTCATTATTAGGACATATTATTGGGTGTACAGTTATATGAAGCGTAAGCGTTATCAGCTGgccgtgagtgagtgaaataacttttattacaggtccggcgaggactcGAACtcatcgcgcacccggctagtcccacgtcgggaccggcaggtctagcccaccagcccggtcgcgggcacaccggacagtcaggatttgcttgtctagagcggggctacgcagaagcgagtcccactcatccttgctgaacttggggtatctcgacccgcactcccagagcatgtgtgctagagtggaggtctgcccacaggatgggcaggcgtcgtcgcgatatacgtcagggtaaacttcgtgcagaacggccagacacggatatgtgccggtctgtaaaagtctaagcgaaacagcttgcgccctattcaatttggggtgagggggtggaaagacccttctggacatgtagaaaaattttgtcacctcgttgtgagtagcgggagcatccctgtggccgtaggggggaggggtgtcggctctccttacagaggaagcgcggtcggtgaggtcgcgcgcagcctcgtgagcagactcattgaggttcgggggagcaccctcgaccgaccctacgtgagcgggaaaccagtgaatcgaatgatgcgtgagagcatccggattggagacgctaagaagacgagcagcctgctcggcgatgcgacccttctgaa
This genomic stretch from Dermacentor silvarum isolate Dsil-2018 chromosome 2, BIME_Dsil_1.4, whole genome shotgun sequence harbors:
- the LOC119440507 gene encoding solute carrier family 22 member 7, whose amino-acid sequence is MDLFLPRRLAAADLLTSECFDCQEGFGDGVFQRRLLILTAVTIFLLNGNAVLLPLISHDVDHWCKRPAAYNVSVDAWKNDAIPVGADGRHSRCHVFENPGDSPNDTSNVVECYEWDYDQAQASTSVISVWNMVCHRRALLAAAMAAQHAGSGVFLLLSGAAADLFGRMPVQLVVATATIASTVAGCLAPNYALYTLAQFFVSGCVAASSAMTVLVCFEVTVHEHRPLYLIFAATASFVLGDLWFVIITSLQISWALKQAVFLSPTLLLLATFGAAQESPRWLIAKGNLKEAKATMLIAAEMNRFSFAGTACLLDKLMLKRDRWKYRNCAAYSTVKQGPLLDAASVRRRALIMFAVQFSLMFAVFTDVISMVARSDDSEGSSGWFMGAAFVGSLLSYAAMHTAVTRFALVKVFSVASLVAGCTHCLLTFVVSFHPAATVLLALSRGILVVAIVVSVAYIMETVPTAVRGVALCWALASGSIGALCASSTLVLQQLGREDVAFAMAALLLLVSLFVISDLPASSAVECKVTDAATRRQPSISSKVSIDHMKKTLEQCPLEKYSSMVSKSTTRSKRSMSDGSLRLSSSHSIPHQF